A genomic segment from Halobellus litoreus encodes:
- a CDS encoding flavodoxin domain-containing protein, translating into MSSFLILYGTGEGQTAKIAERIATTIRERGHEASTIDVRDRPDSFTFEAYDAVVVGASIHVGKHQDEVCDFVTDNRDALSGMPTAFFQVSLSAANEEKHEEAAGYVESFIAETEWHPDRIGQFGGALRFSEYGFLKHLMMKQIAKDLLTEDRRTSGDIEFTDWDAVDAFASDVAAFVEGRLGVSPDTTEDPAV; encoded by the coding sequence GTGAGTTCCTTTCTGATACTCTACGGAACGGGCGAAGGCCAAACAGCGAAAATCGCAGAGCGGATCGCGACCACAATCAGGGAGCGCGGTCACGAGGCGAGCACGATCGACGTGCGTGATCGACCGGACTCGTTCACCTTCGAAGCGTACGACGCCGTCGTCGTGGGCGCGTCGATCCACGTCGGCAAACACCAAGACGAGGTTTGTGACTTCGTCACCGACAATCGAGACGCCCTATCGGGGATGCCGACCGCGTTCTTTCAGGTCTCGCTGTCCGCGGCGAACGAGGAGAAACACGAAGAGGCTGCGGGATACGTTGAATCGTTCATCGCGGAAACCGAGTGGCACCCGGATCGGATCGGGCAGTTCGGCGGCGCGCTTCGGTTCTCCGAGTACGGGTTCCTCAAACACCTTATGATGAAGCAGATCGCCAAAGACCTGCTCACCGAGGACCGGAGAACGAGCGGTGATATCGAGTTCACCGACTGGGACGCCGTCGACGCGTTCGCGTCGGACGTCGCCGCGTTCGTCGAAGGCCGTCTCGGCGTTTCCCCGGACACCACCGAGGATCCGGCGGTATGA
- a CDS encoding CPBP family intramembrane glutamic endopeptidase has product MSSIRTWIDRHRLLSFVAIAYGFTWTIQGALAYSGMEASWTHSILIGFGGFGPPIGAAVVIWASGGSLRRWVGQMFKWRIGAKWWALAFGLPLIILSLGVLLFVLAGGPIDLTGFESPFIYLFAMVWGTVWGGGQEDLGWRGFMLPILQDSYSALTSSAIVGVTWAAWHLPLFLNATTTHGGWPLSQQLLWMVSILAGSILWTWMYNSTGGSVLAVAVFHAGVNAMGIFHPADPEALVPNGVPDPWLNLLAEVTGALPLVLIAILLVVVYGGDRLANHDPPTPQDAGLPPKTESEDLG; this is encoded by the coding sequence ATGTCCAGTATTCGCACGTGGATCGATCGACATCGCCTCCTGAGCTTCGTCGCAATCGCGTACGGGTTCACCTGGACGATTCAGGGGGCACTCGCGTATTCGGGTATGGAAGCCTCTTGGACACACTCGATCCTGATTGGCTTCGGCGGGTTCGGTCCGCCGATCGGCGCGGCGGTCGTCATCTGGGCTTCGGGTGGGAGTCTCCGCAGATGGGTCGGCCAAATGTTCAAATGGCGAATCGGTGCGAAATGGTGGGCGCTCGCGTTCGGACTCCCGTTGATTATCCTCTCACTGGGTGTCTTACTGTTCGTCCTCGCTGGGGGTCCAATCGACCTGACCGGATTCGAATCGCCCTTCATCTATCTGTTCGCGATGGTCTGGGGAACCGTGTGGGGTGGCGGCCAGGAAGACCTCGGCTGGCGTGGCTTTATGCTACCGATCCTGCAGGACTCCTACAGCGCGCTGACCTCGAGTGCGATCGTGGGTGTCACGTGGGCCGCCTGGCATCTCCCGCTGTTTCTGAACGCAACGACCACCCACGGCGGCTGGCCGCTCTCCCAGCAACTCCTTTGGATGGTCTCCATCCTTGCTGGTTCCATCCTCTGGACGTGGATGTACAACAGCACCGGCGGCAGCGTTCTCGCCGTTGCGGTGTTCCACGCTGGCGTCAATGCGATGGGGATCTTCCATCCCGCTGATCCGGAGGCGCTCGTTCCGAACGGTGTACCAGACCCGTGGCTGAACCTGCTCGCCGAAGTCACGGGCGCTCTCCCTCTCGTGCTGATCGCCATTCTCTTGGTCGTCGTCTACGGCGGGGATCGCCTCGCAAACCACGATCCACCAACTCCTCAGGACGCTGGCCTCCCACCGAAGACCGAGTCAGAAGATCTTGGGTGA
- a CDS encoding universal stress protein, with product MPDNVLVALDGSPLAERALTYALETFPNATITTIYVINPIDSVIDVEAGGLPVAEDWYEDVQERATTIHTTATDLAAEHDSVLDTVTEVGKPAREILDYADSHGIDQIVMGSHGRSGLDRTLLGSVAETVTRRAQIPVTIIG from the coding sequence ATGCCTGACAACGTTCTCGTCGCCTTGGACGGCTCCCCACTTGCCGAGCGTGCACTCACGTACGCACTCGAGACCTTTCCGAACGCCACGATCACCACGATTTACGTCATCAACCCGATCGACTCGGTAATCGACGTGGAGGCCGGTGGCCTGCCAGTCGCAGAGGACTGGTACGAAGACGTCCAGGAACGCGCGACCACCATTCACACGACTGCGACGGATCTCGCGGCGGAACACGATAGTGTTCTCGACACCGTTACTGAAGTCGGGAAACCGGCGCGTGAGATTCTTGACTACGCTGATAGTCACGGCATCGACCAGATCGTTATGGGTAGCCACGGACGGTCGGGCTTAGACCGGACACTCCTCGGAAGCGTTGCCGAGACAGTTACCCGCCGAGCACAGATTCCGGTAACAATCATTGGATGA
- a CDS encoding heavy metal translocating P-type ATPase, giving the protein MAVTESPALSTCTLQIERRGGRGDAGARALESHLKRLSGVHDVDVSFRTGDARITYDGSVTSEETIRDAVRDRNVSIQDESEKTADDVSTRSALRREGVFVGLTLLGMVTGLVTGWLEGPQLLMWAGYAVAYAFGGWYGLKGAIETLRHRAVDIDLLMIVAALGALSIGAPFEGAMLLFLFSLSNTLQHYAIGRSRRAIKSLVEMRPDEAQVLRDGEEITVPIDDVAVGDVFVVRPGDRIPLDGVVASGEGTVDQASLTGESVPVPKEPGDEVFGGTINESGSLEIEVTRQAHESAISRLIHMVERAQSEKAPTQRLIDRLEQPYVLGVFALTIAAIAIPLALGSEFTSTFYRAMTLMVAASPCAVIISTPAAVLSAIASGGRQGVLFKGGEHVETAANIDAVAFDKTGTLTQGETQLTDVFVREGLADELLTADELLSLAAAVQARSEHHLARATVSEAEDRALDVPDARRFQSNAGKGVRADVDDGTIHIGNRSYVKTVLEDASIEGLEPALDRLQTLEAEGKTSVLVAREHAGNVTVLGWLAFTDTVRPGAAEMIENLRSLGVEHIVMLTGDNERVAQQIADEVGIDEVQAELLPEEKVATIEGLVDRYENVAMVGDGVNDAPALATATLGIAMGGAGTDVALETADVVLMGDDIGKIPYVLGLGRRTRRTLTVNLAIAFGAIALMVGTILLRGIPLPLAVVGHEGSTVLVSLNGLRLLGFRE; this is encoded by the coding sequence GTGGCTGTTACTGAATCACCAGCTCTCTCGACGTGTACTCTCCAAATTGAACGACGAGGTGGTCGTGGGGATGCGGGAGCTCGAGCACTCGAAAGTCACCTCAAGCGTCTCTCCGGCGTCCACGACGTCGATGTCTCGTTTCGAACAGGGGACGCCCGGATTACCTACGATGGGAGCGTCACCTCGGAAGAGACGATTCGAGATGCTGTCCGTGACAGGAACGTGTCGATCCAAGACGAATCTGAAAAAACAGCGGACGATGTGAGCACCCGCTCGGCACTCAGGCGGGAAGGGGTGTTCGTCGGCCTGACCCTCCTCGGGATGGTGACCGGGCTTGTGACTGGATGGCTCGAGGGACCGCAGCTTCTTATGTGGGCCGGCTACGCCGTCGCATACGCCTTCGGCGGTTGGTACGGACTCAAAGGCGCAATCGAGACGCTCCGCCACCGTGCGGTCGACATCGACCTCTTGATGATCGTCGCCGCGCTCGGTGCCCTCTCGATTGGCGCACCGTTCGAGGGCGCGATGCTGCTGTTCCTGTTCTCGCTGTCGAACACACTCCAGCACTACGCCATCGGTCGTTCGCGCCGGGCGATCAAGTCCCTCGTCGAAATGCGGCCGGATGAAGCTCAGGTGCTACGCGACGGCGAGGAGATCACCGTCCCCATCGATGACGTCGCCGTCGGCGACGTGTTCGTCGTGCGGCCCGGGGACAGGATTCCGCTCGACGGCGTCGTCGCGTCCGGCGAGGGGACTGTCGACCAGGCGTCGCTCACCGGCGAATCCGTCCCGGTACCGAAAGAGCCCGGCGACGAGGTGTTCGGCGGGACGATCAACGAGAGCGGCAGCCTCGAAATCGAGGTCACGCGGCAGGCCCACGAGTCGGCGATCAGCCGGCTCATCCATATGGTCGAGCGCGCCCAGAGCGAGAAGGCGCCGACACAGCGTCTCATCGACCGCCTCGAACAGCCGTACGTCCTCGGTGTGTTCGCGCTCACGATCGCGGCGATCGCGATACCACTCGCACTCGGAAGCGAGTTCACCAGCACGTTCTACCGCGCGATGACCCTGATGGTCGCGGCGTCGCCGTGTGCGGTCATCATCTCGACGCCGGCGGCGGTGCTGTCGGCGATCGCCTCCGGTGGGAGGCAGGGCGTCCTGTTCAAGGGCGGCGAACACGTCGAGACGGCCGCGAACATCGACGCGGTCGCGTTCGACAAGACGGGCACCCTCACGCAGGGCGAGACACAGTTGACGGACGTCTTCGTCCGAGAGGGCCTCGCCGACGAGTTGCTGACTGCCGACGAACTGCTCTCGCTCGCAGCCGCCGTGCAGGCCCGTTCGGAGCACCACCTCGCTCGTGCGACCGTCTCGGAAGCCGAAGACCGCGCACTCGACGTTCCCGACGCGCGGCGATTTCAGTCAAACGCCGGGAAAGGCGTCCGTGCCGACGTCGACGACGGGACCATCCACATCGGGAATCGAAGTTACGTCAAGACGGTTCTCGAAGACGCTTCGATCGAGGGGCTCGAGCCGGCTCTCGATCGGCTTCAGACGCTGGAGGCGGAGGGGAAGACGAGCGTCCTCGTCGCCCGCGAGCACGCCGGCAACGTCACCGTACTGGGATGGCTTGCGTTCACCGACACGGTCCGGCCGGGGGCTGCAGAGATGATCGAGAATCTCCGGTCGCTCGGCGTGGAGCACATCGTTATGCTGACCGGCGACAACGAACGCGTCGCCCAGCAGATCGCCGACGAAGTCGGTATCGATGAAGTGCAGGCGGAACTGCTGCCGGAAGAGAAGGTGGCAACCATCGAAGGTCTGGTCGACCGCTACGAGAACGTGGCGATGGTGGGTGACGGGGTGAACGACGCCCCGGCACTGGCGACGGCGACGCTTGGCATCGCGATGGGTGGCGCCGGGACTGACGTTGCCCTCGAAACGGCTGACGTCGTCTTGATGGGCGACGACATCGGAAAGATTCCCTACGTGCTCGGACTCGGTCGTCGGACGCGCCGGACGCTGACAGTCAATCTCGCAATCGCCTTCGGTGCGATTGCGCTGATGGTTGGCACGATTCTGTTGCGAGGCATCCCCTTACCGCTGGCGGTGGTCGGCCACGAGGGTTCGACGGTCCTCGTGTCCCTGAACGGTCTCCGGTTACTCGGATTCCGCGAATAA
- a CDS encoding TRAM domain-containing protein yields MEIPDQLRSLFSATVEERDSSYVLEVPDEEVYTGELQHGETYRVALLSSPSTDETEQTETESRNEFNSPGPPVEEGETRTVEIEDLGDQGDGLTRVERGFVVIVPDTEQGERVTIEITDVRKNVSFAEVVKRLNYYD; encoded by the coding sequence ATGGAAATACCTGACCAACTCCGGAGTTTGTTTTCAGCTACTGTCGAGGAACGAGACAGCTCGTATGTACTTGAAGTGCCCGACGAAGAGGTGTACACTGGTGAACTACAGCACGGCGAAACGTACCGTGTAGCGCTCCTTTCGTCACCATCAACTGATGAAACCGAGCAAACCGAAACCGAATCAAGAAACGAATTCAACTCCCCAGGGCCACCAGTCGAAGAAGGTGAGACTCGTACCGTCGAGATCGAAGACCTTGGCGACCAAGGTGACGGTCTTACCCGTGTCGAGCGTGGTTTCGTCGTCATCGTTCCGGATACCGAGCAAGGTGAGCGAGTCACCATCGAAATAACGGATGTACGCAAGAACGTCTCCTTCGCGGAAGTGGTTAAGCGGCTGAACTACTACGATTGA
- a CDS encoding ABC transporter ATP-binding protein has translation MSDPAILTERLTKQYGSTTAVDELTLTVEGDEIYGFLGPNGAGKSTTIGMLMDYLRPTTGSISVLGQDPQRDVVDVHSRIGILPDRYSLYGGLTARQHLELVLDTKRVSDSPAELLDRVGLDAVDGQSVGTFSQGMEQRLALAMALVGDPDLLVLDEPFTGLDPHGVRTVREIVHEENDRGAAIFFSSHVLGQVELVCDRVGILHEGRLVAEGTIDSLRAETTVGSDATVEEIFVAVTDGPELSDESSTETTQ, from the coding sequence GTGAGTGACCCTGCAATTCTGACCGAGAGGCTGACGAAGCAGTATGGGTCAACGACTGCCGTCGACGAGCTCACGCTTACTGTCGAAGGCGATGAGATCTACGGGTTCCTCGGACCGAATGGTGCCGGCAAATCAACGACGATCGGGATGCTGATGGACTATCTCCGTCCGACGACGGGCTCGATTAGCGTTCTCGGCCAGGACCCACAACGCGATGTCGTCGACGTTCATTCCCGGATCGGTATTCTTCCAGACCGGTACAGTCTCTACGGTGGGCTCACCGCGCGTCAACATCTTGAATTGGTTCTTGATACGAAACGAGTCAGTGATTCACCAGCGGAGTTATTAGATCGGGTCGGACTGGACGCTGTTGACGGGCAGTCAGTCGGGACGTTCTCGCAAGGGATGGAGCAACGACTGGCGCTTGCAATGGCGCTCGTCGGTGACCCAGACTTGCTCGTGTTGGATGAACCGTTCACTGGGCTTGACCCACACGGCGTTCGCACCGTTCGAGAAATCGTTCACGAAGAGAACGATCGCGGTGCTGCTATCTTTTTCTCCAGTCACGTGCTCGGGCAAGTTGAACTTGTGTGTGACCGGGTTGGAATCCTTCACGAGGGGCGCCTTGTGGCCGAAGGGACAATCGATTCCCTCCGTGCTGAAACAACCGTCGGCTCCGATGCGACAGTTGAAGAGATCTTTGTCGCAGTGACAGACGGCCCAGAGCTATCAGACGAATCTTCCACGGAGACCACGCAATGA
- a CDS encoding ABC transporter permease gives MVGLMRWYPLARKEAKTVVTSKGVWLLAVLIVLWGYRPSYVGWDGLGADITAGYVQIAGTVLLPLGVLLLSYQSIVGERTSGSMKFILGLPLTRTDVLLGKVAGRTAGIAGPVTVACLILGGIGLVDHGVFNPVLFLGMIVITLAYVGVLVSIGTAVSAVAKRTVTAAGTVFGVIFLPLVLFWTQISTAIFTQVTGTPVNPYEPPASGPLFFLLRLSPDGAYRVVSNWLLGVGNSANTYSHVLTKLEPQTQTNAYVVEATFAPGTAPLYLHEAVGLLVLLVWAVVPLGFARYYFSRGDAV, from the coding sequence ATGGTCGGGCTGATGCGTTGGTACCCGCTTGCACGCAAAGAGGCAAAAACAGTGGTAACGTCGAAAGGCGTGTGGTTACTTGCCGTTCTCATCGTTCTTTGGGGGTATCGCCCCAGCTATGTTGGGTGGGATGGGCTCGGTGCGGATATTACCGCTGGGTACGTCCAGATCGCCGGAACAGTGCTCCTTCCACTAGGAGTGCTTCTCTTGAGTTACCAATCGATCGTCGGTGAACGCACGTCTGGAAGTATGAAATTCATACTCGGGCTTCCGCTGACGAGAACAGACGTGCTTCTCGGGAAAGTAGCTGGACGAACAGCCGGTATCGCTGGCCCAGTCACGGTCGCGTGCCTCATTCTCGGCGGGATCGGATTGGTTGACCACGGTGTGTTCAACCCAGTCTTGTTCCTTGGAATGATTGTCATCACGCTGGCGTACGTTGGGGTTCTCGTCTCGATCGGGACGGCAGTCTCTGCTGTCGCTAAGCGAACAGTCACAGCTGCCGGGACTGTGTTCGGTGTGATCTTTCTGCCACTCGTGTTGTTCTGGACGCAGATCAGCACGGCTATTTTCACGCAGGTTACTGGCACGCCGGTCAATCCGTACGAACCTCCAGCGTCCGGCCCGCTGTTCTTTCTACTTCGCTTGTCTCCTGACGGCGCGTATCGTGTCGTCTCGAACTGGCTGCTCGGTGTCGGGAATTCTGCCAACACATACAGTCACGTCCTTACGAAACTGGAGCCGCAGACACAGACGAACGCGTACGTCGTCGAAGCGACGTTCGCCCCTGGAACAGCACCGTTGTATCTCCACGAAGCAGTTGGACTCCTCGTTCTACTCGTGTGGGCAGTCGTACCATTGGGATTCGCTCGGTATTACTTCTCCCGAGGTGATGCCGTGTGA